From Bifidobacterium sp. ESL0790, one genomic window encodes:
- the ruvX gene encoding Holliday junction resolvase RuvX, giving the protein MTWLGVDLGDARVGLAMSDPELSLAHPEGNIEAMGDSFRALDPVVDFIADHDIERVVVGLPLLLSGEAGKSAKKARRWAANLEKRLANAHDDPEYGLDQIPEVVLVDERLTTVSAHHQLSQAKVGSRSHRPVVDQQSAVLILQSALDRDQRQREE; this is encoded by the coding sequence ATGACATGGCTGGGTGTTGATTTGGGGGATGCCAGGGTCGGTCTCGCGATGAGCGACCCCGAGCTCTCCTTGGCGCACCCCGAAGGCAATATCGAGGCTATGGGCGACTCGTTCAGGGCGCTCGACCCCGTGGTGGACTTCATCGCCGACCACGACATCGAGCGCGTGGTGGTCGGCCTGCCGTTGCTGCTCAGCGGCGAGGCGGGCAAAAGCGCCAAGAAGGCCCGGCGCTGGGCGGCCAATCTGGAGAAGAGGCTCGCCAACGCCCACGACGACCCGGAATACGGGCTCGACCAGATTCCCGAGGTGGTCCTTGTCGACGAGCGCCTCACCACCGTCAGCGCGCACCACCAGCTGAGCCAGGCCAAGGTGGGCAGCCGCAGCCACCGGCCCGTCGTCGACCAGCAGTCGGCCGTGCTGATCCTGCAATCCGCGTTGGACCGCGATCAACGACAGAGAGAAGAGTGA
- the mltG gene encoding endolytic transglycosylase MltG — MAKDFNELFDTNAEWVDPEGEKVPEEPETPPQSRREMRQRREQRNHKRTVIAAIVVIALVVVGVCGFFGVRTIRHIRAANNAQTQMPDYQGPGYGEVQFTIKTGESTQAIAKDLVKAGVVKSATTFSSTVAANDSTLYPGTFTLKKHMTSAKVVSILSDQSKATGFLEVKAGERSSDVIAAAAQLSGIDKAQFDAIVDGGGAGILPAEAGGKFEGWFEPGSYQVKGKGSAQDILKQMVDKRIAKLDALKVPIGAERERILNIASIAESEVNQPQYYGKVVRVILNRLDQGMVLGMDSTVAYGADVKPSDLTEAMLQDASDPYNTRVNQGLPPTPISSPGTEAIKAAMSPTPGDWLYFVTTNLQTGETKFTNNQGDFEQLRQEYKNNNKDAN, encoded by the coding sequence ATGGCAAAGGACTTCAACGAGCTGTTTGACACCAACGCCGAATGGGTCGACCCCGAAGGCGAGAAGGTTCCCGAGGAGCCTGAGACGCCTCCCCAGTCGCGCCGTGAAATGCGCCAGCGTCGCGAACAGCGCAACCACAAGCGCACCGTCATCGCGGCGATCGTCGTCATCGCGTTGGTGGTCGTGGGAGTCTGCGGGTTCTTCGGCGTGCGCACCATCCGCCACATCCGGGCGGCCAACAACGCGCAGACCCAGATGCCGGATTATCAGGGCCCTGGTTATGGTGAGGTGCAGTTCACCATCAAAACCGGTGAGAGCACGCAGGCCATCGCCAAGGATCTCGTCAAGGCTGGCGTGGTCAAGTCCGCGACGACGTTCAGCAGCACCGTGGCCGCCAACGACAGCACGCTTTACCCTGGCACCTTCACGCTGAAGAAGCACATGACCTCGGCCAAGGTCGTCTCCATCCTCTCCGACCAGAGCAAGGCCACAGGATTCCTGGAGGTCAAGGCCGGTGAGCGCAGCTCCGACGTGATCGCCGCCGCGGCCCAGCTTTCGGGCATCGACAAGGCCCAGTTCGACGCCATCGTCGACGGCGGTGGGGCTGGCATCCTGCCCGCCGAGGCCGGAGGCAAGTTCGAAGGCTGGTTCGAGCCCGGCTCCTATCAGGTCAAGGGCAAGGGCTCGGCGCAGGACATCCTCAAACAGATGGTCGACAAACGCATCGCCAAGCTCGACGCGTTGAAGGTCCCGATCGGAGCGGAGCGCGAACGGATTCTCAACATAGCTTCCATCGCCGAATCTGAGGTCAACCAGCCGCAGTACTACGGCAAGGTCGTGCGCGTCATCCTCAACAGACTCGACCAGGGCATGGTTCTGGGCATGGATTCCACCGTGGCCTACGGCGCCGATGTGAAGCCCAGCGACCTGACCGAGGCGATGCTGCAGGATGCTTCCGATCCTTATAACACACGCGTCAACCAAGGCCTGCCGCCAACGCCCATCAGTTCTCCGGGCACTGAGGCGATCAAGGCCGCGATGTCGCCGACGCCGGGGGACTGGCTCTACTTCGTGACCACGAACCTGCAGACCGGCGAGACTAAATTCACCAACAACCAGGGCGATTTCGAGCAGCTGCGCCAGGAATACAAGAACAACAACAAGGACGCCAACTGA
- the aroC gene encoding chorismate synthase — MLRWQTAGESHGEALVAMIEGLPAGVEVRSQDVVDALARRRLGYGRGARMKFEQDKVRMLTGVRFGKTLGSPVAIEIANTEWPKWTEVMSAEPLDHELPRTGRNAPLTRPRPGHADLTGMRKYGFDDARGVLERSSARETASRVALGEVAAKFLEQTLSIRTVAHVVALGGVEANNPDAPVPTPSDVEALDASPVRTLDKDAEKRMMTRIDEAKADADTLGGVVEVIAYGVPAGIGTYVESDRRLDGALAGAVMSIQAIKGVEIGDGFLEADRPGSQAHDEMTTDDNGHIVRLSNRAGGIEGGMSNGQPIRVRAAMKPIPSIPKALRTVDVATGDDAKAINQRSDSTAVPAASVVVEAMVRLTLARFVIEKFGGDSVEEVRRNAQGYLDSWPEHMR; from the coding sequence ATGTTGCGTTGGCAGACCGCCGGGGAATCACACGGCGAGGCGTTGGTGGCCATGATCGAGGGACTGCCGGCCGGCGTTGAGGTTCGCTCGCAGGACGTGGTGGATGCTTTGGCGCGGCGCCGCTTGGGCTATGGCCGTGGCGCGCGCATGAAATTCGAGCAGGACAAGGTGCGGATGCTCACCGGCGTGCGCTTCGGCAAGACGCTCGGCTCGCCCGTCGCCATCGAGATCGCCAACACCGAATGGCCCAAGTGGACCGAGGTCATGAGCGCCGAGCCGCTCGACCACGAGCTGCCCCGCACCGGCCGCAACGCGCCGCTCACCCGCCCGCGCCCGGGCCATGCCGACCTTACCGGCATGCGCAAATATGGCTTCGACGACGCCAGGGGAGTGCTCGAGCGTTCCAGCGCCCGCGAGACCGCCTCGCGCGTGGCCTTGGGCGAAGTCGCCGCGAAATTCCTTGAGCAGACGCTCAGCATCCGCACCGTGGCGCATGTGGTCGCCCTTGGCGGCGTCGAGGCCAACAACCCCGATGCTCCCGTGCCCACGCCTTCTGATGTCGAGGCGCTGGACGCCTCCCCGGTGCGTACGCTCGACAAGGACGCCGAGAAGAGGATGATGACGCGCATCGACGAGGCCAAGGCCGATGCCGACACGCTCGGCGGCGTGGTCGAGGTCATCGCCTACGGCGTGCCCGCTGGCATCGGCACGTATGTGGAGTCCGACCGCAGGCTCGACGGCGCCTTGGCCGGCGCGGTGATGAGCATCCAGGCCATCAAGGGCGTGGAGATCGGTGACGGGTTCCTCGAGGCCGACCGCCCTGGCTCGCAGGCCCACGACGAGATGACCACCGACGACAACGGCCATATCGTGCGGCTTTCCAACCGTGCGGGCGGCATCGAAGGCGGCATGTCCAACGGCCAGCCGATTCGCGTGCGCGCCGCCATGAAGCCGATTCCCTCCATTCCCAAGGCCCTGCGCACCGTCGATGTGGCCACCGGTGACGACGCCAAGGCCATCAACCAGCGCTCCGACAGCACCGCCGTGCCGGCCGCCTCTGTGGTCGTCGAGGCCATGGTGCGCCTGACCCTCGCGCGTTTCGTCATCGAGAAGTTCGGCGGCGACAGTGTCGAAGAGGTCCGTCGCAACGCCCAAGGCTATCTGGATTCCTGGCCGGAGCATATGCGCTGA
- a CDS encoding bifunctional shikimate kinase/3-dehydroquinate synthase, with amino-acid sequence MNDHRPFAVIIGMPGAGKTRVGREAAKMLGLDFADSDYRIEREIGMTIPEYFKEYGEPAFRETEADVIANLLDSFDGLLALGGGAPMTESTRHKLAEYVESGGRLVYLEADKREAMQRAARAGGRPMLDGDANERWKSLYEQRDPVFRDIANMHVHTHGSTPRNAARKLSNMINERIIHITGSGIEPYDVCIGEGALNQLPEALGEGVLRVALIHTTPVQRHSDQARALLRQAGYEVYDIVIPDAEKGKTIEVANGVWARLGQEGFTRSDAIVGLGGGAATDLAGFVAATWMRGIRYVNCPTSLLAMVDASTGGKTGINTEEGKNLVGSFYTPAAVLADLRTLKTLPQDIFIEGLGEVAKSGFIRDTKILDILQEHAEELRDFNGDDFLGSPLEDVVAELIERTVRVKAYHVSSDLREAGLREFLNYGHTLAHAIEKLEHFRWRHGNAVAVGCVYAAELSHILGHIDLETVDLHRSIFSSLGLPISWDGGTWDEVLALMHKDKKARGNTLRFIILDAVGKPMHLVDPPMDALEEAFARIRG; translated from the coding sequence ATGAATGACCATCGTCCGTTCGCCGTCATCATCGGCATGCCCGGCGCGGGCAAGACCCGGGTCGGTCGCGAGGCCGCGAAAATGCTGGGTCTCGATTTCGCCGATTCGGATTACCGCATCGAGCGCGAGATCGGCATGACGATTCCCGAATATTTCAAGGAATACGGCGAGCCAGCGTTCCGTGAGACCGAGGCCGACGTCATCGCCAACCTGTTGGATTCCTTCGACGGGCTCCTCGCGCTGGGCGGCGGTGCGCCGATGACCGAATCGACGCGGCACAAGCTGGCCGAATACGTCGAATCCGGCGGCAGGCTCGTCTACCTCGAAGCCGACAAGCGCGAGGCCATGCAGCGCGCGGCCCGTGCTGGTGGGCGACCGATGCTCGACGGCGACGCGAACGAACGCTGGAAGAGCCTCTACGAGCAGCGCGACCCCGTCTTCCGCGACATCGCCAACATGCATGTGCACACCCACGGTTCCACGCCCCGCAACGCGGCGAGAAAGCTGAGCAATATGATCAACGAACGCATCATCCACATCACCGGCTCCGGCATAGAGCCCTACGACGTGTGCATCGGCGAGGGCGCGCTCAACCAACTGCCCGAGGCGCTCGGCGAGGGCGTGCTGCGCGTCGCGCTCATCCACACCACGCCGGTGCAGCGCCATTCCGACCAGGCGCGCGCCCTGCTGCGTCAGGCCGGCTACGAGGTCTACGACATCGTCATCCCCGACGCCGAGAAGGGCAAGACCATCGAAGTCGCCAACGGCGTGTGGGCCAGGCTCGGCCAGGAGGGCTTCACCCGCTCCGACGCCATCGTGGGCCTCGGCGGGGGAGCGGCCACCGATCTGGCCGGCTTCGTTGCCGCCACCTGGATGCGCGGCATCCGCTACGTCAACTGCCCGACCTCGCTGCTGGCGATGGTCGATGCCTCCACCGGCGGCAAGACTGGCATCAACACCGAGGAGGGCAAGAACCTCGTCGGCTCGTTCTACACCCCGGCCGCCGTGCTCGCCGACCTGCGCACGCTCAAGACCCTGCCGCAAGACATCTTCATCGAGGGGCTGGGCGAGGTGGCCAAATCCGGCTTCATCCGCGACACCAAGATCCTCGACATCCTGCAGGAGCACGCCGAAGAGCTGCGCGATTTCAACGGTGACGACTTCCTCGGCTCACCGCTCGAGGACGTGGTCGCCGAGCTCATCGAGCGCACCGTGAGGGTCAAGGCCTACCACGTCTCCAGCGACCTGCGCGAGGCCGGTCTGCGCGAGTTCCTCAACTACGGGCACACCCTCGCCCACGCCATCGAGAAGCTGGAGCATTTCCGCTGGCGCCACGGAAACGCCGTGGCCGTCGGGTGCGTCTACGCCGCCGAGCTCTCGCATATCCTCGGCCATATCGACCTGGAGACCGTCGACCTGCACCGTTCCATCTTCTCCTCGCTCGGGCTGCCGATCTCGTGGGATGGCGGCACTTGGGACGAGGTGCTGGCGCTGATGCATAAGGACAAGAAGGCGCGCGGCAATACGCTGCGTTTCATCATCCTGGACGCCGTCGGCAAGCCGATGCACCTTGTGGATCCGCCGATGGACGCGCTCGAGGAGGCGTTCGCTCGGATTCGCGGCTGA
- a CDS encoding type II 3-dehydroquinate dehydratase: MTKVIVVNGPNLGRLGVREPDVYGHQDLETLRNDCAEWGKALGLEVEVRQSDDEAEVIGWMHRAVDEQTPVVMNPAAFTHYSYGLSDAAKMVTDAGLPLMEVHISNPSSRDAFRKYSVISPVATGTITGMGFYGYKLALDAVAHLLAQ; this comes from the coding sequence ATGACCAAAGTGATCGTCGTCAACGGACCGAACCTGGGGCGCCTGGGCGTGCGCGAGCCTGACGTCTACGGCCACCAGGACCTTGAGACCCTGCGCAACGACTGCGCCGAATGGGGCAAGGCGCTCGGCCTCGAGGTCGAGGTGCGCCAGTCCGACGACGAGGCCGAGGTCATTGGCTGGATGCACCGGGCCGTCGACGAGCAGACGCCCGTGGTGATGAACCCCGCCGCCTTCACCCACTACAGCTACGGCCTCTCCGACGCTGCCAAGATGGTCACCGACGCCGGCTTGCCGCTGATGGAGGTCCACATCTCCAACCCGTCCTCGCGCGACGCCTTCCGCAAGTACAGCGTCATCAGCCCCGTCGCCACCGGCACCATCACCGGCATGGGTTTCTACGGCTACAAGCTCGCCCTCGACGCCGTCGCGCATTTACTCGCGCAATAG
- a CDS encoding CTP synthase gives MARTNNDNSHGHVTKHIFVTGGVVSSLGKGLTASSLGRLLRSRGLHVLQQKLDPYINVDPGTMNPFQHGEVYVTEDGAETDLDIGHYERFLDVFLSQKANVTTGQIYQSVLDKERAGKYLGQCVQVIPHITNEIKSRMRAQAADDVDVIITEIGGTVGDIESQPFLEAAREVKRELGPENCVFVHVSLVPYLSAAHELKTKPTQHSVMTLRQLGITPDALVLRSDRPLNQGIKDKISLMCDVDEEGVVNCVDAPSIYDVPKILYNEGLDSYVVNTLKLQVHDVDWAEWDDLLERVHHPKKEVSIAIVGKYIDLPDAYLSVIEAVKAGGFGNYVKANVKLVAADLCETEAGADAELRDMDGIIVPGGFGIRGIEGKIGALRYAREHKLPALGLCLGLQSMVIEYARDVLELDDANSSEFEPDCKNPVIATMEEQKDILANSDMGHTMRLGSYPAELKEGSLAAKLYGTTHVTERHRHRYEVNVAYKDRLREGGLEISGESPDGELTEFVELPQDVHPFYIGTQAHPEFKSRPTKPHPLFKGLVGAALDHQEARLGEGQSMN, from the coding sequence ATGGCAAGAACAAATAATGATAATTCCCATGGGCATGTCACCAAACATATTTTCGTCACCGGTGGCGTCGTTTCATCCCTTGGTAAGGGCTTGACGGCATCCTCTCTCGGCCGGTTGCTCCGCAGCCGTGGCCTCCACGTATTGCAGCAAAAACTCGATCCCTACATCAACGTCGATCCGGGGACGATGAACCCGTTCCAGCATGGTGAGGTCTATGTCACCGAGGACGGCGCCGAAACCGATCTCGACATCGGCCACTACGAGCGCTTCCTCGACGTGTTCCTCTCGCAGAAGGCAAACGTCACCACCGGCCAGATCTACCAGTCCGTGCTCGACAAGGAGCGCGCCGGCAAGTACCTCGGCCAGTGCGTGCAGGTCATCCCGCACATCACCAACGAGATCAAGAGCCGCATGCGCGCCCAAGCCGCTGACGACGTCGACGTGATCATCACCGAGATCGGCGGCACCGTCGGCGACATCGAGTCGCAGCCGTTCCTCGAGGCGGCCCGCGAGGTCAAGCGTGAGCTCGGCCCTGAGAACTGCGTGTTCGTCCACGTCTCCCTGGTGCCCTACCTTTCCGCGGCGCACGAGCTGAAGACCAAGCCGACCCAGCACTCGGTGATGACCCTGCGCCAGCTCGGCATCACCCCCGACGCGCTGGTGCTGCGCAGCGACCGCCCGCTGAACCAGGGCATCAAGGACAAGATCTCCCTGATGTGCGACGTCGACGAGGAGGGCGTGGTCAACTGCGTGGATGCCCCGAGCATCTACGACGTGCCGAAGATCCTCTACAACGAGGGACTCGATTCCTACGTGGTCAACACCCTGAAGCTCCAGGTCCACGACGTCGACTGGGCCGAGTGGGACGACCTGCTCGAGCGCGTGCACCACCCCAAGAAGGAAGTCAGCATCGCCATCGTCGGCAAGTACATCGACCTGCCCGACGCCTACCTCTCCGTTATCGAGGCCGTGAAGGCCGGCGGGTTCGGCAACTATGTGAAGGCCAACGTCAAGCTGGTCGCGGCCGACCTGTGCGAGACCGAGGCTGGTGCAGACGCCGAGTTGCGCGACATGGACGGCATCATCGTCCCCGGCGGCTTCGGCATCCGCGGCATCGAGGGCAAGATTGGCGCCCTGCGCTACGCCCGCGAGCACAAGCTGCCCGCCTTGGGCCTCTGCCTCGGCCTGCAGTCCATGGTCATCGAATACGCCCGTGACGTCCTCGAGCTCGACGACGCCAACTCCTCGGAGTTCGAGCCGGATTGCAAGAACCCGGTCATCGCCACGATGGAGGAGCAGAAGGACATCCTCGCCAATTCCGACATGGGCCACACCATGCGTCTCGGCTCCTATCCCGCCGAGCTCAAGGAAGGCTCCCTGGCCGCCAAGCTCTACGGCACCACGCATGTCACCGAGCGCCACCGCCATCGTTATGAGGTCAACGTGGCCTACAAGGACCGCCTGCGTGAGGGTGGCCTCGAGATCTCCGGCGAGAGCCCCGACGGCGAGCTCACCGAGTTCGTCGAACTGCCGCAGGACGTGCACCCCTTCTACATCGGCACGCAGGCCCACCCCGAGTTCAAGTCCCGCCCGACCAAGCCGCACCCGCTGTTCAAGGGTCTGGTTGGCGCCGCGCTCGATCACCAGGAGGCGCGCCTCGGCGAGGGCCAGTCGATGAACTGA
- the sufB gene encoding Fe-S cluster assembly protein SufB — protein MAQQHAPNAASDTEMSQYVADRERVNEDKIKQDDQIIEEFGEYNYGWHDSDAAGEAAKKGIDENVVRAISADKGEPQWMLDMRLKGYRSFIEKPMPKWGVDLSDFDADDFKYYVKPIDKPAKSWEDLPTDIRTTYDKLGIPDAEKKRLVSGVAAQYESEVIYNSIQEDLKKEGVIFTDTDTALREYPDLVKKYFATVIPYDDNKFAALNTAAWSGGSFVYVPKGVHVDIPLQAYFRINTPNMGQFERTLIIAEEGSYVHYVEGCTAPIYATDSLHAANVEIIVGKNARVRYTTVQNWSNNVYNLVTQRAYVKEGGTMEWVDGNIGSKASMKYPSCILAEPYAKASTMSLSFAGKGQYQDTGAKMIHLAPHTSSTIVAKSISRGGGRCAYRGLVKVIDGAKGSSSSVVCDTLLVDDYSRSDTYPHVDIREDDVTMAHEATVSKVSEDQLFYLMSRGLEEKEAMGMIVRGFVEPISRELPMEYALELNRLVELQMEGSVG, from the coding sequence GTGGCACAACAACACGCCCCAAACGCCGCGTCGGACACGGAGATGAGCCAATATGTGGCTGATCGCGAACGTGTCAACGAGGACAAGATAAAACAGGATGACCAGATCATCGAGGAGTTCGGCGAGTACAACTACGGTTGGCACGATTCCGATGCGGCCGGCGAGGCCGCGAAGAAGGGCATCGACGAGAACGTCGTCCGCGCCATCTCCGCCGACAAGGGCGAGCCGCAATGGATGCTCGACATGAGGCTCAAGGGCTACCGCTCCTTCATCGAAAAGCCCATGCCCAAGTGGGGCGTGGATCTCTCCGATTTCGACGCCGATGACTTCAAGTACTACGTCAAGCCGATCGACAAGCCGGCCAAGAGCTGGGAAGACCTGCCCACGGATATCCGCACCACCTACGACAAGCTGGGTATTCCGGACGCCGAGAAGAAGCGTCTGGTCTCCGGCGTCGCCGCGCAGTACGAGTCCGAGGTCATCTACAACTCCATTCAGGAGGATCTGAAGAAGGAAGGTGTGATCTTCACCGACACGGACACTGCGCTTCGCGAGTACCCGGATCTGGTCAAGAAATACTTCGCCACCGTCATTCCTTACGATGACAACAAGTTCGCGGCGCTCAACACGGCGGCGTGGTCCGGCGGCTCGTTTGTCTACGTCCCCAAGGGCGTCCACGTCGACATCCCGCTGCAGGCCTACTTCCGCATCAACACGCCGAACATGGGCCAGTTCGAGCGCACGCTGATCATCGCCGAAGAGGGCTCCTACGTCCATTACGTTGAGGGCTGCACGGCCCCGATCTACGCGACGGACTCGCTGCACGCGGCCAACGTCGAGATCATCGTCGGCAAGAATGCCCGCGTGCGCTATACGACCGTGCAAAACTGGTCGAACAACGTCTACAACCTGGTGACCCAGCGCGCCTACGTCAAAGAGGGCGGCACCATGGAATGGGTCGACGGCAACATCGGCTCCAAGGCGAGCATGAAATACCCGTCCTGCATCCTGGCCGAGCCGTATGCCAAGGCCTCTACCATGTCACTGAGCTTCGCAGGCAAGGGGCAGTACCAGGACACCGGCGCCAAGATGATCCATCTGGCACCGCACACCAGCTCCACCATCGTCGCCAAGTCCATCTCGCGTGGCGGCGGGCGTTGCGCCTATCGCGGTTTGGTCAAGGTGATCGATGGAGCCAAGGGCTCGAGTTCTTCGGTGGTCTGCGACACACTGCTGGTTGACGATTACTCGCGTTCCGACACCTACCCGCACGTCGACATTCGCGAGGACGACGTGACGATGGCGCACGAGGCGACCGTTTCCAAGGTCTCCGAGGATCAGCTCTTCTATCTGATGAGCCGAGGGCTGGAGGAGAAGGAGGCCATGGGCATGATCGTGCGCGGCTTCGTCGAGCCGATCAGCCGCGAACTTCCGATGGAATACGCGTTGGAGCTCAATAGGCTGGTCGAGTTGCAAATGGAAGGATCGGTGGGCTGA
- the sufD gene encoding Fe-S cluster assembly protein SufD translates to MAEQEVNIPVADPNDPYAMPAAMPSSADNEPRSFDVDDFKMPTRKQEDWRYTPLDRIEEFFNIFTPSGETKVTVSNIDGTPVDGTQVTKSVIDRGAAPSGTVMKPNDRVSAVEWNTGDKTVVVSVSGELEQPVLVDIEGHGADLDSLHLVLQAADRTHGDIVVRHQGLARLAEGVEIITGKDSHISTTFVQEWDKGSKHVGNQRIHVGEGGSLRHAMVTLGGDVVRIRMDQDFGGPQSDLNMLGIYFAEAGQHLEHRTMVVHNYAECKSRVVYKGALDGKDAHSTWVGNALIKPQAPNTDSYELNRNLVLTPGPVADSEPNLEIENGNIIGAGHASSVGHFDDEELFYLQSRGITESEARKLVVRGFFADLIEQIGVPSIAEHLMNVIDRRLARGESADMQAVLEDK, encoded by the coding sequence ATGGCCGAACAAGAAGTGAATATCCCAGTGGCGGATCCCAATGATCCCTACGCGATGCCGGCGGCCATGCCGTCCAGCGCCGACAACGAGCCCCGCTCGTTCGACGTGGACGATTTCAAGATGCCGACTCGCAAGCAGGAGGACTGGCGCTACACGCCCCTCGATCGCATCGAGGAGTTCTTCAACATCTTCACGCCAAGTGGCGAGACCAAGGTGACCGTCAGCAACATCGACGGAACGCCGGTTGACGGCACACAGGTGACCAAGTCGGTCATCGACCGTGGCGCCGCGCCTTCGGGCACCGTGATGAAGCCGAACGACCGCGTCTCGGCCGTCGAGTGGAACACCGGCGACAAGACCGTCGTCGTCTCCGTCTCCGGCGAGCTCGAGCAGCCGGTTCTGGTCGATATCGAAGGCCATGGCGCCGATCTCGATTCCCTGCACCTGGTGCTGCAGGCCGCCGACCGCACGCATGGCGACATCGTCGTGCGCCACCAAGGCCTGGCGCGTCTGGCCGAAGGCGTCGAAATCATCACCGGCAAGGACTCCCACATCTCCACGACATTCGTGCAGGAATGGGACAAGGGCTCCAAACACGTCGGCAACCAGCGCATCCACGTCGGCGAGGGCGGTTCGCTGCGTCACGCCATGGTCACCTTGGGAGGTGACGTCGTCCGCATCCGCATGGACCAGGACTTCGGCGGCCCGCAGAGCGATCTCAACATGCTCGGCATCTACTTCGCCGAGGCCGGCCAACATCTCGAGCACCGCACGATGGTGGTGCACAACTACGCGGAATGCAAGTCCCGCGTGGTCTACAAGGGTGCGCTCGACGGCAAGGACGCGCATTCGACCTGGGTGGGCAACGCGCTCATCAAGCCGCAGGCGCCGAACACCGACTCCTACGAGCTCAACCGCAACTTGGTGCTCACGCCAGGCCCGGTGGCCGATTCCGAGCCGAACCTCGAGATCGAGAATGGCAACATCATCGGCGCGGGCCACGCCAGCTCCGTCGGCCATTTCGACGACGAGGAGCTCTTCTACCTGCAGTCGCGCGGCATCACGGAATCCGAGGCCCGCAAGCTGGTGGTCCGTGGCTTCTTCGCCGACCTCATCGAACAGATCGGCGTGCCCAGCATCGCCGAACACCTTATGAACGTAATCGACCGCAGGCTTGCGCGAGGCGAGAGCGCAGACATGCAAGCGGTATTGGAGGATAAGTAA
- the sufC gene encoding Fe-S cluster assembly ATPase SufC translates to MSTLEIKDLYASVETKEGRKQILKGATLTVNSGETHAIMGPNGSGKSTLAYTLAGHPKYFVDSGEALLDGKDILKMTADERAKAGLFLAMQYPVEVPGVSMTNFLRTAKTEVDGKAPAIRTWTKELQDAMKNLRMDKKFASRSVNEGFSGGEKKRAEVLQLELLKPKFAIMDETDSGLDVDALRIVSEGVNRAKENTGLGIMLITHYTRILKYIKPDIVHVFAGGKFVKTGGPELADELEETGYDQYLPEGATESAMA, encoded by the coding sequence ATGTCAACATTGGAAATCAAGGATCTCTACGCATCGGTGGAGACCAAGGAAGGCCGCAAGCAGATTCTCAAAGGCGCGACCCTGACCGTCAACTCCGGCGAGACGCACGCCATCATGGGCCCCAACGGCTCCGGCAAGTCAACACTGGCCTACACGCTGGCCGGCCACCCGAAGTACTTCGTCGACTCCGGCGAGGCTCTGCTCGACGGCAAGGACATCCTCAAGATGACCGCCGACGAGCGCGCGAAGGCCGGTTTGTTCCTAGCCATGCAGTACCCCGTCGAGGTGCCGGGCGTCTCGATGACCAACTTCCTGCGCACCGCCAAGACCGAAGTAGACGGCAAGGCTCCGGCCATCCGCACCTGGACCAAGGAACTCCAGGACGCGATGAAGAACCTTCGCATGGACAAGAAGTTCGCTTCCCGTTCCGTCAACGAAGGCTTCTCCGGCGGCGAGAAGAAGCGCGCCGAAGTGCTCCAACTTGAGCTGCTGAAGCCCAAGTTCGCTATCATGGACGAGACTGATTCCGGACTCGACGTCGACGCGCTGCGTATCGTCTCCGAAGGCGTCAACCGTGCCAAGGAGAACACCGGGCTGGGCATCATGCTCATTACGCATTACACGCGCATTCTCAAGTACATCAAGCCGGATATCGTGCATGTGTTTGCGGGCGGCAAGTTCGTCAAGACTGGGGGACCGGAGTTGGCGGATGAGCTCGAAGAGACCGGGTATGATCAGTATCTGCCGGAAGGGGCTACGGAATCGGCTATGGCCTGA